A genomic window from Aethina tumida isolate Nest 87 chromosome 4, icAetTumi1.1, whole genome shotgun sequence includes:
- the LOC109600712 gene encoding probable nuclear hormone receptor HR38, with translation MRSGPQTVRHHYNLPQQHFSAPQPNTTDSNNNSPAYNLHLQNKCAILVQGDLSSTPLVAASAQPSAPSSPQSSMLLLQTQTSFGSSSFADLLNAPFSDDPSGVLPPEDLDPFPDVALHSQPSSPAPLPSFQETYSVRYQTPSSTATSSFKMDEECYNVSYHHPHHVAAPHHYDYQQLQYPPASPYYPPPQTCSPSFESLMSQEPYSLPSYQSTTSELHVSTALSPRQRRASLPLQRSESTSSSESPKLRLAGPPPSASACSSAASSPGGSVDQPTSSKGPTPPSPSQLCAVCGDTAACQHYGVRTCEGCKGFFKRTVQKGSKYVCLADKACPVDKRRRNRCQFCRFQKCLAVGMVKEVVRTDSLKGRRGRLPSKPKSPQESPPSPPVSLITALVRAHVDTTPDLANLDYSQYLEPSPIEPVISEAEKIQQFYTLLTTSVDVIKNFADKIPGFQEICPEDRELLFQSASLELFVLRLAYRTHPNDTKLTFCNGVVLDIQQCQRSFGDWLHCIMEFCTGLHSMEIDISAFACLCALTLITERHGLKEPHRVEQLQMKIISSLRDHVTYNAEAQRKAHYFSRLLGKLPELRSLSVQGLQRIFYLKLEDLVPAPPLIEKMFVASLPF, from the exons GTGCAATATTAGTACAGGGCGATTTGTCCAGTACACCTTTGGTGGCGGCGAGCGCGCAGCCTTCCGCCCCCAGTAGTCCTCAATCAAGTATGCTTCTGCTCCAGACACAG ACCTCGTTTGGCTCGAGCAGTTTCGCGGATCTGCTGAATGCACCGTTTTCGGACGACCCCAGCGGAGTATTACCCCCTGAAGATCTCGATCCCTTCCCAGACGTCGCCCTTCACTCTCAACCCTCCTCCCCTGCGCCACTGCCCAGTTTCCAAGAGACCTACTCGGTCCGCTATCAGACCCCCAGCTCCACGGCCACCTCTTCCTTCAAGATGGACGAAGAGTGCTACAACGTGTCCTACCATCACCCCCATCACGTCGCCGCCCCGCATCACTATGACTATCAACAGCTTCAGTACCCACCCGCAAGCCCGTATTACCCACCCCCTCAGACTTGCAGCCCCAGCTTCGAAAGCTTAATGTCACAAGAGCCGTACTCTTTGCCTTCCTATCAATCCACCACGTCAGAGCTTCACGTCAGCACCGCTTTAAGTCCCAGACAGAGGCGGGCTTCTTTACCGCTGCAACGATCAGAGTCCACCAGCAGTAGCGAGAGCCCGAAGCTGAGACTCGCCGGACCTCCACCATCAGCTTCAGCCTGTTCTTCAGCGGCCAGTTCACCGGGAGGCTCAGTCGACCAGCCCACTTCTTCCAAAGGTCCCACTCCACCATCCCCATCGCAACTGTGCGCTGTCTGCGGCGACACCGCAGCCTGCCAGCACTACGGAGTAAGAACTTGCGAAGGCTGCAAAGGGTTCTTCAAGAGGACCGTGCAGAAAGGCTCGAAGTACGTCTGTTTGGCGGACAAGGCCTGCCCCGTTGACAAGAGGCGAAGGAACAGGTGCCAGTTTTGCCGGTTTCAGAAATGCCTGGCCGTCGGTATGGTTAAGGAAGTGGTACGGACGGATTCGTTGAAAGGTCGGCGGGGGCGGCTGCCATCCAAGCCCAAGTCGCCCCAGGAATCGCCGCCGAGCCCACCGGTTTCTCTCATAACTGCTTTGGTCCGAGCCCACGTGGACACAACCCCTGATCTCGCTAACTTAGATTACTCCCAGTACTTGGAGCCCAGTCCTATTGAGCCCGTCATTTCCGAAGCTGAAAAGATCCAGCAGTTTTACACACTCCTCACCACCTCGGTGGATGTCATCAAGAACTTTGCGGACAAAATACCCGGGTTCCAGGAGATTTGTCCGGAGGACCGGGAGCTTCTTTTCCAGTCTGCGTCTTTGGAGTTGTTCGTGCTGAGGCTCGCATACAGGACGCACCCGAACGACACCAAGTTGACGTTCTGCAACGGGGTTGTGTTAGATATTCAGCAGTGCCAGAGGTCTTTTGGGGATTGGCTGCATTGCATCATGGAGTTCTGCACGGGATTACACTCTATGGAGATCGACATCTCTGCCTTCGCTTGTCTTTGTGCCCTCACCCTGATTACTG AACGCCACGGTCTCAAGGAGCCGCACCGGGTGGAGCAGTTGCAGATGAAGATAATATCGTCGCTCAGAGACCACGTGACGTACAACGCTGAGGCACAACGCAAGGCCCACTATTTCAGCCGATTACTCGGAAAGTTACCAGAACTGCGATCTCTGAGCGTCCAAGGGCTGCAGAGAATATTCTATCTGAAGCTGGAGGACCTGGTGCCCGCCCCACCCTTGATCGAGAAGATGTTCGTAGCAAGTTTACCTttctaa